In one Thermococcus sp. 2319x1 genomic region, the following are encoded:
- a CDS encoding ATP-binding cassette domain-containing protein, with protein sequence MALCAQDVELDVLLSVRTNLKFYGMIRGIAKNELEKRINEVVELFGLTEHQHKRVFELSGGLMRRTQLARAFLDQRSKLIFMDEPTLGLDPIGKNLLGILFVK encoded by the coding sequence GTGGCTTTGTGTGCCCAAGACGTTGAGCTTGATGTCTTGCTTTCTGTTAGAACGAATCTAAAATTCTACGGCATGATACGTGGAATCGCAAAGAACGAGCTCGAAAAGAGGATAAATGAAGTTGTTGAGCTGTTCGGTTTAACTGAACATCAACACAAAAGGGTTTTTGAGCTGTCTGGGGGATTGATGCGAAGGACACAGCTTGCCAGAGCTTTCTTAGACCAACGAAGTAAGCTGATATTTATGGATGAACCAACATTGGGTCTTGATCCTATTGGAAAAAATTTACTTGGAATCTTATTCGTGAAATGA